From the Lathyrus oleraceus cultivar Zhongwan6 chromosome 4, CAAS_Psat_ZW6_1.0, whole genome shotgun sequence genome, one window contains:
- the LOC127137183 gene encoding uncharacterized protein LOC127137183: protein MTPIDIDEDVKSMFQCHVTLSQLPSIEIYGRLVDNLEEQPSHNEDVEEQPTHNENLGYPTQFVQSHDYGMSQAIDEEPTQNNEPFIPNEEIGENSEDDLEEVRFEDLFGVSDDDENEDIFDTPTVALRAQSISLYNPPAHMQNISLDDAEPISIFGSFIPTHNSDEIEEGIEYEDKEECVLALQQWHIKRSLDFSVVKSDNVRFVNKCRNSTCNFKCRVSLHKGNSRWRVGKSSGPHTCTTTSMSQDHTKLSSEMISKSIIELVNRDASLKVKVIIAHVAEKYRCIISYKKAWIAKCKAIESMYGNWETSYNDLPQWILVMKTYLPGTIIELQSLPVISNDGSYLGDQRIFHCLFWAFRPCIRGFAYCKPIVQVDGTWLYDKYRGTLLMAVAQDGNGNIFSIAFALVESETKEAWSFFLKNLRMHVTPQANLCLISDRHESIKSAYNNPENGWQFPPSSHVYCIRHIAQNFMREIKDKDLRKIVVNMGYALTEATFNYYRGEIRRINNDALSWIDNIPREKWARAFDGGQRWGHMTTNLVEAMNSVLKET, encoded by the coding sequence ATGACACCCATTGATATCGACGAAGATGTCAAGTCAATGTTTCAATGTCATGTAACATTATCTCAATTACCCAGCATTGAGATATATGGTCGTCTAGTCGATAATCTTGAAGAACAACCGAGTCAcaatgaagatgttgaagaaCAACCGACTCACAACGAAAATCTCGGTTATCCAACGCAATTTGTACAGTCACACGACTATGGAATGAGTCAAGCCATTGACGAAGAGCCGACTCAAAATAATGAACCTTTCATACCAAATGAAGAGATAGGCGAGAATAGTGAGGATGATCTTGAGGAGGTTCGATTTGAAGATCTATTTGGTGTTAGCGATGACGATGAAAATGAGGACATATTCGACACACCGACCGTTGCACTAAGAGCCCAATCAATTAGTTTGTACAACCCACCAGCGCACATGCAAAACATAAGTTTGGATGATGCTGAACCAATCTCCATTTTCGGCAGTTTCATACCAACTCACAATTCTGACGAAATAGAGGAGGGCATCGAGTATGAAGATAAGGAAGAGTGTGTTCTGGCGTTGCAACAATGGCATATAAAACGTAGTCTAGATTTTTCTGTGGTTAAATCTGACAATGTACGTTTTGTCAACAAATGTAGAAATTCAACATGCAATTTCAAATGTAGGGTCTCTTTGCATAAGGGCAACTCAAGGTGGAGAGTTGGTAAGTCTAGTGGGCCTCATACGTGTACAACCACTTCCATGTCACAAGACCATACAAAACTCAGTTCAGAAATGATTAGCAAGAGCATAATAGAGCTTGTAAATCGGGACGCTTCTCTTAAGGTGAAGGTTATCATCGCTCATGTTGCTGAGAAATACAGGTGTATCATATCATACAAAAAGGCATGGATTGCAAAGTGTAAGGCAATTGAGTCGATGTATGGAAATTGGGAGACATCTTACAACGATCTTCCGCAGTGGATACTAGTAATGAAAACATATCTACCAGGTACCATTATAGAATTACAATCCTTACCTGTGATTTCAAATGATGGTTCATACTTGGGTGACCAAAGGATATTTCATTGTCTATTTTGGGCGTTTAGACCATGTATACGTGGTTTCGCGTATTGTAAACCAATTGTGCAGGTTGATGGAACTTGGTTGTATGACAAGTACAGAGGGACTCTGTTGATGGCTGTGGCACAGGATGGGAACGGGAACATATTTTCGATAGCGTTCGCATTGGTTGAAAGTGAGACAAAGGAAGCCtggagtttctttcttaagaaTTTGAGAATGCACGTTACCCCCCAAGCAAATCTATGCTTAATATCAGACAGGCATGAATCGATAAAGAGTGCATACAACAACCCGGAAAATGGATGGCAGTTTCCTCCTTCATCACacgtctattgcattagacacaTCGCGCAAAACTTCATGCGCGAGATTAAAGACAAGGATCTGCGGAAAATAGTTGTTAACATGGGTTATGCGTTAACAGAGGCAACATTTAACTACTATCGGGGGGAAATCCGAAGAATAAACAACGACGCTTTATCATGGATAGACAACATCCCTCGGGAGAAATGggcaagggcatttgacggagggCAACGATGGGGTCACATGACAACTAACCTAGTAGAAGCAATGAACTCGGTGCTAAAAGAAACCTGA